Genomic DNA from Nicotiana tabacum cultivar K326 chromosome 21, ASM71507v2, whole genome shotgun sequence:
TACCgcaaacaacctctctatcttcataaggtaggggtaaggtctgcatacacattactctccccagaccctacttgtgggattacactagatttgttgttgttattgtagaaGATATGCTCACTCAGCCCAGTGTTACACTTAGTATGGATCAAATTTTGTCCCTTTATTGCTCAAAAAAAGTTTTATGTGCTTGCATTTAAACAAGCTATCCAAGAATAATGATTCAAACACCAAGAGACATATGCTACAATTACTGAATTACTGATTGCGAAGGGGATGTTGGAGAGGTTGAGTAtggtattttattttcttcagtttgaGAAGATTTTCTTGCTAGATAAAAACTTATGTCGTGAACGATATGTCCATAAACATAGATTGGTGAGCTAACATGTCCTCCAACCATTACTTCAGGTGGGACAAAGTGGAGCTCACAACTAAATATCCAACACTAAATTTCTAAATGGTTTACTTAAGTATTTTGATTGATGGCCACATCTTTGATTATTAATGATGTAATGTAGATGGTTGGCATGAAAAGGCCATATCCCTTCTCTCCAGAGTATCCACCAGTCCCCGCATTTCACTGCAAGTTTCCTCCGGGCTATGTTAGCCTTGCATCCAGATCGCCTGAATCAGCTTCCTGCAGCAATGAGTGCACAGCCAGTTTAGAATCAGGCAATCGACTTAAAAGGTTTGATATCTCCTGTGAACGTTGCATAATCTTGGTGTTTCAAATACCTACTAAGAGTCTTTTTTGGTACTTTTCTCCAGAGAAGTTCCTTCAGGATCACGATCTATATCCGAGTCCAAACCAAGGAATGTCTTCAGACAAAATAGAGCTCTTAATGAAGATTTTTTCACGTTGGCTCCTCCTTCAACTGCTTCACCATATCAGAGTCAAGAGACACCTACATTGGAATCCACAAACTGTCAGGTCAGCGACAAGAGGTCTAACTATGTATGTTCTGATACCTGTACTTATTGGTATCTTAATTTTGGTCTAAGGATCTTCTGCATTTGTTAAATCCACAGGGAGTTGCTGAAGAGCTTAAGACATGTTCAGGTTTAAACAGATCAGTTCAACAACCCATCTTCGGATTCTTCCCATCTGCAAAGGTACAACTCGGCCAAGAAGGAACAAACAAAAGCAACTGCCACGCTGAAGTAGCAGAAACTGTTGATCTCAATCTGAAGCTATAGAAATTTGGTAAATTTatccataccctcaggaccatatttaaaactgttacttacctcaaaccgtaaaattcttattccgctaagccAGGGCTTCTATTCCACTGTGCGGTAGAATAACATTCTTTCTGATGAATGTCTTCACCGTTTGTTGGGTTAATTTGTAGTTAAACTGCATATACAAGCTTGAGCATGAAATAAATATGCCAAGATCTTGGCCGCATACGCATGATAATATGCAAAGTCATATAGGAGAGGTGGGGATTAGCCTCTCGGTGTATGACGATGAAAAGTGAGATTTTGAAGGGATTTTTCAAGTGGGACGCATTGGACTTGATCTTTCTGGTACCATTGATTTGTATGTCTCAACTTCTGTAAGCTGTTAGTATGTTATGCATGGCGTGCTGATTCATTTAGCTATTAAGTTTTACTTATGTCAAGTCACACAAGGCAAGTGAAATGTGTAGGATTCCGGAACAATACTTGTTCAAAACAACAGTTCAATAACATATCTTGCACTAGCTGGGTCTTGAAAAACTGGTTTTATCCCTAGGATTAGATCAATGAACGTATGCAGAATTTTACACGATCAATGGCGTATGCAGAATTTTACACGATCATGTCAGCTAAGTGTCACTACTCAGCCGGCTTGTAAGTTTTAGTACAAGAACTAACTAAAGTTTTACTTTCTGTCTCCATTTAGTATTTACTTTATATTATTTTCAAACAGTGGCGGTCTATTATATGTTGGATACATATATTTACTCACATATTTTGCAAAATGGGGTCGCATTCTGTGCCAGATTAATTTCATGAAAGtaaaatgaaaaagaagctcAGAACCTCTATTAGATGCTTCAGTTTTAGACAAGTCCTTGGTTTCTAATATCGTTCCCTTTTTTAGTGCAAATCTGATTAAATTGGTGTCTTATATCTCCTTATATATATCGAGCAAGGGTCAAGGTCAGTCTCCTGGGTTTCATCGCAGATGAATAATAATCTAATGGGGATTCAAATGGTAGTTACTGACAAATATAACCTTTGATTAAATGGCAAAGTTGAGACAAAAATATTTTGTCCATCCTATTATAAATCATTAAGTCAAAGGGAGAAAACGTATCATAGTAACATCTTTGAATCATTTAAGGTACGACTTAAGCTAAAAAGCTACTTGTTCTGCCATGTTTTAAAACAGAAACAGCTTTGACAAAAATGCTTGGCTCTCTCATTTCTGTCCTTTTCTTTGGGGGGGACGCAAGGAGAAAGATTTAACCAGGAAGAAGCCACAAAATTTCAGGAAATATTTTTAAAGAGCAAAAAgctatttcttaacctcattacTATAAAAGCCACGAGTAAGAGCAGAAAAGGGAAATTTTAAGTGTGCAAACAGCAAAACTTCATCAACAAGAGAGAAACTGAATTGCAAAAGCAGACACCTTAACATTTAAGAGACGATTTATTACAGGGAAAAATGAAAACCTGTTACCACTAAACAGCAGTTCGAAATTATAAGTTACTACCACATCACCTCAGCTCTTAAGTTAATGAAGTTCTAGGACACCAAGACCAACTTAAGTGCGGCATAGCTCAAAATATACGAATTCAACCATAAGAATCTAAGACCATCCGAATTTGTCGTCAAGAACATATACAAGTACAAGAGATAAGGGATAGAGCAGAAACGCTACCAAAGAAGTCCAAAGGGGAAAGGTGCTACGAACGCTCGCAAAGACGCCCATGACAACGCAAACAATTAGAATAACCAGCACTTCAGATGAGAAGTCCCATGTCAATCCTCTGGCATATACAAGAGCCAGAAAGACTGATAGACAAAGGAGATTGTTCATAGTCACTGCTCCATACAACTGCAAGGTACCATCACAGATGTTATCAAACCTAGGTAATTGTATCAGTGACACAAGCGATCAAACTGCTCAAATGCTCATTATAGAACAATCGAGAGTTGAAAAAATATAATCGTGCAACATCTAATACAGATAAACAAACTACACGTTGCGCCTTACATTTCAAGAAAAAAGTAGAGAAGCTTTCCTATGAGTAGCCTTACGCTGACACTAAAGCAGGTCTTTAAGAGAAACAAAATCTTGTTATAAATAATCTTTTACCAAATCCATTACTGTTCCCATGAGGGACGACAAATTGATTGTCATGCACCAATGCCTAAATGAACAGAACCTCAATCTCTACTTGAGGTCTCCGTCAACTGACTTTTTGCTAGGAATTTCTAATTCTGTTTGAGATTTGTAAGTCAGTAAAAAGTACAGAAATTTCTAGTGTTAGAGAATCAAAATTATAGATTATTCAAATGAAAGAGGTTAAAATAAAGCGAAATGGAtattgaggattcatatagccaatTAGAACTAGCTTGGGATTGTCGTGTAGTTGACTTGTTTTTCCTTAGTACCAAACACTTGTTTGGTTCATTGGACTAAAAAGGGGATACGAGGAATCTAACTTTAAAACATGTATTTGGTTTTACAATAGATAAATTtggataaatttttattttaaattttaacctTGGCTTTCTTAAAAGACTTAGGAGAAGAGCTTTGGAGAGGGGCAAATGTGTCATTTTGCTATTTTATCCCGGTTATCCCTTGATTGTTATCCCACATTGAGTGTGGTATAAAAATAATACCACAATTGTGGTATAAATAATCCCAGATTGCTTATACCGGAATATAAAATTCAATCAAAGGTGGATAAAAATAATCCTACATTTTATCTCGGGATTATTTTCCCTTATCTTTGCAACTAAACGACACCTTAATGTTCATTAATTATCTTTCAGGCTCACTGATGCAAGTAATGGGTAGCGAaaccacaatttctactaataaAGCGGAGAAGCTGCATCAGGAAAACAAACCTCCGAAAATGTTAATGATGCAGATCTCAACTTTTTCCGGCTAGCAAAGATAATAGCTGACACTGCCTCACTGGAGTTGGTTGCAAATGGCAGCACAATGAATGAGATGAAGAAAGAAGGAATGCCTGTGGCACTGGAGAAATTATTAACAGCATCCACGAGGGGATCAGCAAACACAGCAGCAATGACAGTACCCAGCAACAGCAATAGAACAGCCTTAATAGCAATTGATCTGGGATTCTCAACAGCCTCAACACTTTCGTCATTTTGATCCCCTAAGAAATGGTGTTCTCTTCTTGCTTCCTGCAAGCACATCTACATATTATCACTATCTTCACGGCGATAGTCAGAAAAATTCATCAACACTCAACAAACCTCATGCATATCAGCGAGGTACTTCATTGTATCAGGACCAGCTTCAATAGAAGGAGCCTTGGAACCCCTGGCCTCATTAAGCCATTTTGCAACTCCGGCAATGAACTCAGACTTTTCAATTCGTTGATCATGAGAAGTATCAAAGTCTTTCATCAGCTTTTCTACAGCATCATTCTCATTTAGGTTTATCTCCTCAAGACGGATTCCTACTACAAGAGCTTTTAATTCAGAGCGAGAAAGATATCCATCTTCACTTTCATCAATTGCCTTGAATAGCCTGTCATGCGATCCTTCATCACATTGATCAGCATTCTAAAAACGATAAAAACAGTGCAGAAAGCATTTCAAACATACTTTTCCAAAACTTCTATATTTGGTGCTCCCTGGTCAGTGCAAAGCCTCCCCAATGCACGCATTCTTAAATGTTTCAAAACTCCTGATATAACATGCTTATGTTTTACATAAGCAAGTCGTCTTCTCTGTATCCAAGGCTGAAAGACCTGCATTAAAAGTTGAAGAGAAGTTCAGGACGACTTTGCTTcataagaagaagagaagaaataaGCCTCATGATTCCTAGCGtaaaaaaatgaaactatttATCAGCCTAGCACACAGGATGATAACAGATTTATCTTTATTTTGCTTGTTCTttttggaagaggaagagg
This window encodes:
- the LOC107770717 gene encoding sodium/calcium exchanger NCL-like, with product MFVKAYLPLLILLIISGAVYGRFISDGVHGRDSDVLRLDRISAAEESACEQSYGFLPCTKTALGNVFLIIVYGYLMFLAATYLSSGSEFLLEILGPGLIGGLFLPVLGALPDAMLILVSGISGSTAAAQSQVSVGMGLLAGSTVMLITVIWGTCCIVGKCDIQNSAAIDLKDTKGFSLTGSGVSTDVWTSHAATIMAVSVAPFLVVQLPQLLHSTSGRHLAVLIALIISLTLLVSYCLYQVFQPWIQRRRLAYVKHKHVISGVLKHLRMRALGRLCTDQGAPNIEVLEKLFKAIDESEDGYLSRSELKALVVGIRLEEINLNENDAVEKLMKDFDTSHDQRIEKSEFIAGVAKWLNEARGSKAPSIEAGPDTMKYLADMHEEARREHHFLGDQNDESVEAVENPRSIAIKAVLLLLLGTVIAAVFADPLVDAVNNFSSATGIPSFFISFIVLPFATNSSEAVSAIIFASRKKLRSASLTFSELYGAVTMNNLLCLSVFLALVYARGLTWDFSSEVLVILIVCVVMGVFASVRSTFPLWTSLVAFLLYPLSLVLVYVLDDKFGWS